A genomic segment from Schistosoma mansoni strain Puerto Rico chromosome 5, complete genome encodes:
- a CDS encoding putative short chain dehydrogenase, protein MCDVITGANSGIGRATAFELAKKNWKLTLGCKNMDSAIKVKEITSLTGNHNISVRHLNLENPQTIKEFVQFLPSPVHVLINNAGAFPKILRRSIYFQDINVALATNYVGHFYLTSVLSPYL, encoded by the exons ATGTGTGATG TTATCACTGGCGCTAATTCCGGTATTGGTCGCGCAACTGCATTTGAATTGGCCAAAAAGAATTGGAAACTTACGTTAGGTTGCAAAAATATGGACTCTGCCATTAAGGTTAAAGAAATTACATCTCTCACTGGTAATCATAACATTTCTGTTAGACATTTGAATTTGGAGAATCCACAGACGATTAAGGAATTTGTACAATTTTTGCCTTCACCTGTTCATGTTTTGATTAATAATGCCGGTGCGTTTCCAAAGATTCTTCGTCGTTCTATATATTTCCAAGATATCAATGTTGCTCTGGCTACTAATTATGTTGGACATTTTTACCTGACTTCAGTACTTTCACCTTACCTTTGA